In one window of Meleagris gallopavo isolate NT-WF06-2002-E0010 breed Aviagen turkey brand Nicholas breeding stock chromosome 4, Turkey_5.1, whole genome shotgun sequence DNA:
- the APELA gene encoding apelin receptor early endogenous ligand: MRLRQLLCVVFLLLASLLPAAAQRPANLALRRKLHRHSCSHRRCMPLHSRVPFP, translated from the exons ATGAGGCTCCGGCAGCTGCTGTGCGTCGTGTTCCTGCTCCTGGCCAGCCTGCTGCCCGCCGCCGCGCAGAGACCCG CCAACCTGGCCCTGCGCAGGAAGCTGCACCGACACAGCTGCTCGCACCGGCGGTGCATGCCGCTCCACTCCCGCGTGCCCTTTCCCTGA